A genomic window from Candidatus Zymogenus saltonus includes:
- a CDS encoding crotonase/enoyl-CoA hydratase family protein, whose amino-acid sequence MTKKYKVFDVERKGAIAWVFMNRPDKLNACGPDFWRESIEVMAELDDDDEIRVVILAGRGKCFTAGIDLIGMAPEVPGLSEKGIMGRKRLNMVKKILELQDSITAFEKCRKPVIAAVHGYCIGAGVDIITACDIRLASKDATFSVREARVAIVADAGTLQRLPRIVGEGHTKELTYTTRSISADRAKEINLVNEVYPDMDALFAGAQALAEEIAEQAPLAVMSAKEVIHYCRDKNVADGLDYVANRSANILPSEDFFEAITAFGERRKPKFPGT is encoded by the coding sequence ATGACAAAGAAGTATAAGGTCTTTGATGTTGAGAGAAAGGGAGCCATCGCCTGGGTCTTTATGAACCGCCCGGATAAGCTGAACGCCTGCGGGCCCGATTTCTGGCGGGAGAGCATCGAGGTGATGGCGGAGCTTGACGATGACGACGAGATAAGGGTAGTGATCCTGGCCGGAAGGGGAAAGTGCTTCACGGCGGGGATCGACCTTATAGGGATGGCCCCCGAGGTGCCCGGGCTGTCCGAAAAGGGCATCATGGGGAGAAAGAGGCTCAATATGGTGAAAAAGATATTGGAGCTTCAGGATTCCATAACGGCGTTTGAAAAGTGCAGAAAGCCGGTTATCGCCGCGGTGCACGGTTACTGCATCGGCGCCGGGGTGGACATCATCACCGCCTGCGACATACGCCTGGCGTCCAAGGACGCGACCTTCTCCGTCAGGGAGGCGAGGGTGGCGATAGTGGCCGACGCGGGAACCCTTCAGAGGCTCCCGAGAATAGTCGGAGAAGGCCACACAAAGGAGCTTACATACACCACCAGGAGCATCAGCGCCGACAGGGCGAAGGAGATAAACCTCGTAAACGAGGTCTACCCGGATATGGATGCCCTCTTTGCCGGAGCGCAGGCATTGGCCGAAGAGATAGCGGAGCAGGCGCCCCTGGCGGTCATGTCCGCCAAGGAGGTGATACACTACTGCAGGGACAAGAACGTGGCCGACGGCCTCGATTACGTCGCCAACAGGAGCGCAAACATCCTGCCGTCGGAGGACTTCTTCGAGGCGATTACCGCCTTCGGCGAGAGGAGAAAGCCGAAGTTCCCCGGAACTTAA